The Desulfohalovibrio reitneri genome contains a region encoding:
- the fabF gene encoding beta-ketoacyl-ACP synthase II: MIGKRVVVTGLSAVTPIGNDHETSWKNLLAGASGARPITRFDTASHATKFATQVAEDYDDTSVIDKKAAKRMDLFTRYAVYCSMRALSDAGLEITEELAPEVACIIGVGLGGLETIETFHTKLVESGPRRVSPFFIPILIANMAAGQASIFSGAKGPQYCTTSACASGAHAIGAAYSDIKLGRAKAAICGGSESTITPLAVAGFNASKTLSTRNDDPGKASRPFDAGRDGFVMGEGAGVMVLEEYEFAKARGANILAEVVGYGASSDAYHLTAPPEDGSGMALSMQGALREAGVAPEDVDHINCHATSTPVGDMCEVRAIRRVFSEHADKLTVTANKSMVGHLLGAAGGVESLFAVLSMINSICPPTVNLDDPDPEFDLNCPREARPQEMRHVLSNSFGFGGTNCSLLFRKFSE; this comes from the coding sequence ATGATCGGCAAGCGCGTCGTCGTCACCGGCCTATCGGCCGTGACCCCCATCGGCAACGATCACGAGACTTCCTGGAAGAACCTGCTGGCCGGCGCTTCCGGCGCCCGGCCCATCACCCGCTTCGACACCGCCAGCCACGCCACCAAGTTCGCCACCCAGGTGGCCGAGGACTACGACGACACCTCGGTCATAGACAAGAAGGCCGCCAAGCGCATGGATCTCTTCACGCGCTACGCGGTGTACTGCTCCATGCGCGCCCTGTCCGACGCGGGCCTGGAGATCACCGAGGAGCTGGCCCCCGAGGTGGCCTGCATCATCGGCGTGGGGCTGGGCGGCCTGGAGACCATCGAGACATTCCACACCAAGCTCGTGGAATCCGGCCCCAGGCGGGTCTCCCCGTTCTTCATCCCCATCCTCATCGCCAACATGGCCGCGGGCCAGGCCTCCATCTTCTCCGGAGCCAAGGGGCCGCAGTACTGCACCACCTCCGCCTGCGCCTCGGGGGCCCACGCCATCGGCGCGGCCTACTCCGACATCAAGCTCGGCCGAGCCAAGGCGGCCATATGCGGCGGCTCGGAATCCACCATCACCCCGCTGGCGGTGGCCGGGTTCAACGCCTCCAAGACCCTCTCCACCCGCAACGACGACCCCGGGAAAGCCTCGCGTCCCTTCGACGCCGGGCGCGACGGCTTCGTCATGGGCGAGGGCGCGGGCGTCATGGTTCTGGAGGAGTACGAGTTCGCCAAGGCGCGCGGGGCCAACATCCTGGCCGAGGTCGTGGGCTACGGCGCCTCGTCCGACGCCTACCACCTGACCGCCCCGCCCGAGGACGGCTCCGGCATGGCCCTGTCCATGCAGGGCGCCCTGCGCGAGGCCGGGGTGGCTCCCGAAGACGTGGACCACATCAACTGCCACGCCACCTCCACGCCCGTGGGCGACATGTGCGAGGTGCGGGCCATCCGCAGGGTCTTCAGCGAGCACGCGGACAAGCTGACCGTGACCGCCAACAAGTCCATGGTCGGGCACCTGCTCGGCGCGGCCGGCGGCGTGGAGTCCCTCTTCGCGGTGCTCTCCATGATCAACTCCATCTGCCCGCCCACCGTCAATCTCGACGACCCGGACCCGGAATTCGACCTGAACTGCCCCCGCGAAGCCAGACCGCAGGAAATGCGGCATGTGCTGTCCAACTCCTTCGGCTTCGGCGGCACCAACTGCTCGCTGCTGTTCCGCAAGTTCTCGGAATAG
- the fabG gene encoding 3-oxoacyl-[acyl-carrier-protein] reductase encodes MSESKPIAVVTGGSRGIGRACAERLALDGFHVRLTYVSKPEQAEEVVAAITAAGGSAEADRLDVGDRQAVVEYFKGLKGQPLFCVVNNAGITRDGLLIRMKDEDWDKVLGVNLTGAFTCLREAAKLLSKRREGRIVNISSIVGQMGNPGQANYVAAKAGLIGLTKTAARELGSRGVTVNAVAPGFIETDMTSELPEDIRQNMKDSVPLGRFGKPEEVAEAVSYLASPGGAYVTGQVLGVNGGMYM; translated from the coding sequence ATGAGCGAATCCAAGCCAATCGCCGTGGTAACCGGCGGATCGCGCGGCATCGGCCGCGCCTGCGCCGAACGGCTGGCCCTGGACGGATTCCACGTCCGTCTGACCTACGTGAGCAAGCCCGAGCAGGCCGAGGAGGTGGTGGCCGCCATCACCGCCGCCGGAGGCTCGGCCGAGGCCGACCGGCTGGACGTCGGCGACCGCCAGGCGGTGGTGGAGTATTTCAAGGGCCTCAAGGGCCAGCCGCTGTTCTGCGTGGTCAACAACGCCGGCATCACCCGCGACGGCCTGCTCATCCGCATGAAGGACGAGGACTGGGACAAGGTCCTCGGTGTCAACCTGACCGGGGCCTTCACCTGCCTGCGCGAGGCGGCCAAGCTGCTGTCCAAGCGCCGCGAGGGCCGCATCGTGAACATCTCCTCCATCGTGGGGCAGATGGGCAATCCCGGCCAGGCCAACTACGTGGCCGCCAAGGCGGGCCTCATCGGCCTGACCAAGACGGCGGCCAGGGAGCTGGGCTCCCGCGGGGTGACGGTCAACGCCGTGGCCCCGGGCTTCATCGAGACCGACATGACCTCCGAACTTCCCGAGGACATCCGCCAGAACATGAAGGATTCCGTCCCTCTGGGCCGCTTCGGCAAGCCCGAGGAAGTGGCCGAGGCCGTGAGCTACCTGGCCTCCCCCGGCGGGGCCTACGTCACCGGCCAGGTGCTCGGGGTGAACGGCGGCATGTACATGTAG
- a CDS encoding DUF177 domain-containing protein, with product MSEHLLSLTNLPQDGRRFQTSDPAMWDDLLSRHGAPFSLERVPEAEVLVRPSGKGYFIQGSLEGAVLLSCDRCAESVATEVSASFDHFEEPGHEPETGEGPEERVVVTRDGEPMLDVASLLWQFLLLELPLKVLCAASCKGICPTCGADLNEGECACEAETGDPRLAPLRGLKIDKD from the coding sequence ATGTCAGAGCATTTGCTGTCGCTCACCAACCTGCCCCAGGACGGGCGCCGCTTCCAGACCAGCGACCCCGCCATGTGGGACGATCTGCTGTCCCGCCACGGAGCTCCCTTCAGCCTTGAGCGCGTGCCCGAGGCCGAGGTTCTGGTGCGGCCCAGCGGCAAGGGGTACTTCATCCAGGGGTCCCTGGAGGGAGCTGTGCTCCTGTCCTGCGACCGCTGCGCGGAGAGCGTGGCCACGGAGGTTTCCGCCTCCTTCGACCACTTCGAGGAGCCCGGCCACGAGCCGGAGACCGGCGAGGGCCCGGAGGAGCGGGTGGTGGTCACCCGCGACGGGGAGCCCATGCTCGACGTGGCCTCCCTGTTGTGGCAGTTCCTGCTGCTCGAGTTGCCGTTGAAGGTGCTCTGCGCGGCCTCCTGCAAGGGCATATGCCCCACCTGCGGGGCCGATCTGAACGAGGGCGAGTGCGCCTGCGAGGCGGAGACCGGCGACCCGCGCCTGGCTCCCCTGCGCGGGCTGAAGATAGACAAGGACTGA
- a CDS encoding beta-ketoacyl-ACP synthase III, with protein sequence MTAHILGTGRFVPEKVLTNKDFERMVETSDEWIVTRTGIKERHVVAPGQTASDLALQASRQALDEAGLTPDDLSHIIVATCTPDTFTPACACHLERKLGISGKIAFDINAACSGFTFGLEQARAVLALHPHSKVLLVGVDILSSRTNYEDRTTCVLFGDGAGAAVLTGAPGEREVDGEVLDVILGTDGNYSELLHIKGGASGWPYKAGDTVGPENFIVMEGREVYKVAVRTMESACRAVLDGQGLTTDDVDMLITHQANQRIIEAVGKKLNIDNGRVFMNVHKYGNTSAASVPMALAEAREEGRVKKGDLVLVAAFGGGFTWGSALIRF encoded by the coding sequence ATGACCGCCCATATCCTCGGAACCGGACGTTTCGTGCCCGAGAAGGTCCTGACCAACAAGGACTTCGAACGGATGGTCGAGACCTCGGACGAGTGGATCGTCACCCGCACCGGCATCAAGGAGCGCCACGTGGTGGCGCCCGGCCAGACGGCCTCCGACCTGGCGCTTCAGGCCTCCCGCCAGGCCCTGGACGAGGCCGGGCTGACACCGGACGATCTCAGCCACATCATCGTGGCCACCTGCACGCCGGACACCTTCACCCCGGCCTGCGCCTGCCACCTGGAGCGCAAGCTGGGCATCAGCGGCAAGATCGCCTTCGACATCAACGCCGCCTGCTCCGGCTTCACCTTCGGGCTGGAACAGGCCCGCGCCGTGCTCGCCCTGCATCCCCACTCCAAGGTGCTGCTGGTGGGCGTGGACATCCTCTCCTCCCGCACCAACTACGAGGACCGCACCACCTGCGTGCTCTTCGGCGACGGCGCGGGCGCGGCCGTTCTCACGGGGGCCCCGGGGGAACGCGAGGTGGACGGCGAGGTGCTGGACGTCATCCTGGGCACCGACGGCAACTACTCGGAACTGCTGCACATCAAGGGCGGCGCTTCGGGCTGGCCGTACAAGGCCGGGGACACCGTTGGGCCGGAGAACTTCATCGTCATGGAGGGGCGCGAGGTCTACAAGGTGGCCGTGCGCACCATGGAGTCAGCCTGCCGCGCCGTGCTCGACGGCCAGGGGCTGACCACCGACGACGTGGACATGCTCATCACCCACCAGGCCAACCAGCGCATCATCGAGGCCGTGGGCAAGAAGCTGAACATCGACAACGGCCGGGTATTCATGAACGTGCACAAGTACGGCAACACCTCCGCGGCCTCCGTGCCCATGGCCCTGGCCGAGGCCAGGGAGGAAGGGCGCGTGAAGAAGGGCGATCTGGTGCTGGTGGCCGCCTTTGGCGGCGGCTTCACCTGGGGTTCGGCCCTGATCCGCTTCTAG
- the ribD gene encoding bifunctional diaminohydroxyphosphoribosylaminopyrimidine deaminase/5-amino-6-(5-phosphoribosylamino)uracil reductase RibD has protein sequence MAESHEPIMRRALELAERARGLTAPNPCVGAVLAREGRILAEGFHARAGEPHAERACLADAAARGVDPTGCDLYVTLEPCNHHGRTTPCTEAILESGVARVIEGCADPNREVEGGGSARLRAAGVEVVEGVLKQRCRDAIDDFVRWQRDKRPHVLVKLAQTIDGRIAARSGVPEKVSGTESHRRVQELRGRADAVLVGGGTLRADDPRLTCRLDPQERGLSPKGQPLAVVATRSLPPPRAQLCLLRQRPAETVFLTSRERAESDEADHLRALGCRVWGLGESGGGLDLGEGLNRLYDEAGVHHVLCEGGGTLAMSLARAGLMDELRLYMAPRVLGDERARASFAGAGDIPMADALSLRLCWTASSGADLELCYRPKREDD, from the coding sequence ATGGCTGAATCCCACGAGCCCATCATGCGGCGCGCCCTGGAGCTGGCCGAGCGCGCCCGGGGCCTGACCGCGCCCAACCCCTGCGTGGGGGCGGTGCTGGCCCGGGAGGGGCGCATCCTGGCCGAGGGCTTCCACGCCCGAGCGGGCGAGCCCCACGCCGAACGCGCCTGCTTGGCGGACGCGGCCGCGCGCGGGGTGGACCCCACCGGCTGCGACCTCTACGTAACCCTGGAGCCGTGCAACCACCACGGACGCACCACGCCCTGCACCGAGGCCATCCTCGAGTCCGGGGTGGCCCGCGTCATCGAGGGCTGCGCCGACCCCAACCGCGAGGTGGAGGGCGGCGGCTCCGCCCGGCTGCGCGCGGCCGGGGTTGAAGTCGTCGAGGGCGTACTCAAACAGCGCTGCCGCGACGCCATCGACGACTTCGTGCGCTGGCAACGGGACAAGCGCCCCCACGTGCTGGTCAAGCTGGCCCAGACCATCGACGGCCGCATCGCCGCCCGCTCCGGCGTTCCGGAAAAGGTCTCCGGCACCGAGTCGCACCGGCGGGTGCAGGAGCTGCGCGGCCGGGCCGACGCCGTGCTGGTCGGCGGCGGCACCCTGCGGGCCGACGACCCTCGCCTGACCTGCCGCCTGGACCCGCAGGAGCGCGGCCTGTCCCCCAAGGGGCAACCCCTGGCCGTGGTGGCCACCCGCTCCCTGCCGCCCCCCAGGGCGCAGCTCTGCCTGCTGCGCCAGCGTCCGGCGGAGACTGTCTTTCTGACCAGCCGGGAGCGGGCCGAATCCGACGAGGCTGACCACCTGCGCGCCCTGGGCTGCCGGGTGTGGGGCCTGGGCGAGTCCGGTGGCGGCCTGGACCTGGGCGAAGGGCTGAACAGGCTGTACGACGAGGCCGGAGTCCATCACGTGCTCTGCGAGGGCGGCGGCACGCTGGCCATGTCCCTCGCCCGAGCCGGGCTCATGGACGAGTTGCGCCTGTATATGGCCCCGCGCGTGCTTGGCGACGAGCGCGCCCGCGCCTCCTTCGCCGGGGCCGGCGACATACCCATGGCCGACGCCCTGTCCCTGCGGCTTTGCTGGACCGCCTCCTCCGGGGCGGACCTGGAACTGTGCTACCGTCCCAAGCGGGAGGACGACTGA
- the rpmB gene encoding 50S ribosomal protein L28 yields MGKECSICGKKRQVGNNVSHSNIKTKRTFGANLQRMRVQLPNGEVSREMVCTTCLRSGRVVKPAARSAE; encoded by the coding sequence ATGGGCAAGGAATGTTCCATCTGCGGCAAGAAGCGCCAAGTCGGCAACAACGTCAGCCACTCCAACATCAAGACCAAGCGCACCTTCGGGGCCAACCTGCAGCGCATGCGCGTGCAGCTCCCCAACGGCGAGGTCTCCCGCGAGATGGTCTGCACCACCTGCCTGCGTTCCGGGAGGGTGGTCAAGCCCGCCGCCCGCAGCGCCGAGTAG
- the gltX gene encoding glutamate--tRNA ligase, with the protein MSQIVTRFAPSPTGFLHVGGARTALFSYLLARHHGGEFLLRVEDTDRERSTAEATQAILDGMAWLGLEPDRETVFQSQRTDRHNEVVEQLLESGQAYWCECTPEEVEAMREKARAEGRKPKYDLRCRERGMTAAPGRVVRLKAPLDGQTVYEDLVKGHIATPNAEMDDLILRRGDGSPTYNLAVVVDDMDMGVTHVLRGEDHVSNTPRQILIYQALGVPQPRFGHVPMILGPDKKKLSKRHGALSVLEYRHMGYLAEAMVNYLVRLGWSYKDQEIFSLDELVELFTTDNLGASAAVFDVEKLNWLNAHYIKEKDPAELARLVRPLFEKKGLDASDEEYLRRIVPHYQPRAKTLVEMVEGADFFLYSTEDLPYDEKAVNKFLKGDAVGRLRDLRGMLAGLPDFEEETLETALKGYVERNELKFKDIAQPMRVAVTGRTKSPGLHETLAVLGRERSLSRLDRALGMAGE; encoded by the coding sequence ATGAGCCAGATCGTCACCCGCTTCGCGCCCAGCCCCACCGGATTCCTGCACGTGGGCGGGGCGCGCACCGCGCTGTTTTCCTATCTGCTGGCCCGCCACCACGGCGGCGAGTTCCTGCTGCGCGTGGAGGACACCGACCGCGAGCGCTCCACCGCCGAGGCCACCCAGGCCATCCTGGACGGCATGGCCTGGCTGGGTCTGGAGCCGGACCGCGAAACCGTCTTCCAGAGCCAGCGCACCGACCGCCACAACGAGGTCGTCGAGCAGCTGCTGGAGTCCGGCCAGGCCTACTGGTGCGAGTGCACCCCGGAAGAGGTGGAGGCCATGCGCGAAAAGGCCCGGGCCGAGGGCCGCAAGCCCAAGTACGACCTGCGCTGCCGCGAGCGCGGCATGACCGCCGCCCCTGGGCGGGTGGTCCGCCTCAAGGCCCCCCTGGACGGCCAGACCGTGTACGAGGACCTGGTCAAGGGGCACATCGCCACGCCCAACGCGGAGATGGACGACCTCATCCTGCGCCGGGGCGACGGCTCGCCCACCTACAACCTGGCCGTGGTGGTGGACGACATGGACATGGGCGTGACCCACGTGCTGCGCGGCGAGGACCACGTCTCCAACACGCCGAGGCAGATCCTCATCTATCAGGCCCTGGGCGTGCCCCAGCCGCGCTTCGGCCACGTGCCCATGATCCTGGGCCCGGACAAGAAGAAGCTCTCCAAGCGCCACGGCGCGCTGTCCGTGCTGGAATACCGCCACATGGGCTACCTGGCCGAGGCCATGGTCAACTACCTGGTCCGCCTGGGCTGGAGCTACAAGGACCAGGAGATATTCTCCCTGGACGAGCTTGTGGAGCTGTTCACCACGGACAACCTCGGCGCGTCCGCGGCGGTGTTCGACGTGGAGAAGCTCAACTGGCTCAACGCCCACTACATCAAGGAGAAGGACCCGGCCGAGCTCGCCCGGCTGGTGCGCCCGCTGTTCGAGAAGAAGGGGCTGGACGCCTCGGACGAGGAGTACCTGCGCCGCATCGTCCCCCACTACCAGCCCCGGGCCAAGACCCTGGTGGAGATGGTGGAGGGGGCGGACTTCTTCCTCTATTCCACCGAGGACCTGCCCTACGACGAAAAGGCGGTGAACAAGTTCCTCAAGGGCGACGCCGTGGGCCGCCTGCGCGACCTGCGCGGGATGCTGGCCGGGCTGCCCGATTTCGAGGAGGAGACGCTGGAGACGGCCCTGAAGGGCTACGTGGAGCGCAACGAGCTGAAGTTCAAGGACATCGCCCAGCCCATGCGGGTAGCCGTGACCGGCCGCACCAAGAGCCCCGGCCTGCACGAGACCCTGGCCGTGCTTGGCCGCGAGCGCAGCCTGTCCCGCCTGGACCGGGCCCTGGGCATGGCCGGGGAATAG
- the acpP gene encoding acyl carrier protein: MSVEEKVKGIIVDQLGVGEDEVKPEASFVDDLGADSLDLTELIMAMEEEFDMEIDDEEAQKLIKVKDAVDFIKSKQ, encoded by the coding sequence ATGAGTGTTGAAGAGAAAGTGAAAGGCATCATCGTGGACCAGCTGGGCGTGGGCGAGGACGAGGTCAAGCCCGAGGCTTCCTTCGTGGACGACCTGGGAGCCGACTCCCTGGATCTGACCGAGTTGATCATGGCCATGGAAGAGGAATTCGACATGGAGATCGACGACGAGGAGGCCCAGAAGCTGATCAAGGTCAAGGACGCCGTGGACTTCATCAAGTCCAAGCAGTAG
- the glyA gene encoding serine hydroxymethyltransferase translates to MEELILQDPELARSIELECGRQIEKLELIASENFTSTAVRQAQGSVLTHKYAEGYPHKRYYGGCEYVDIAEDLARDRAKELFGCTYANVQPHSGSQANMGVYMSILQPGDTILGMDLSHGGHLTHGSPVNFSGKLYNTAFYGVSRETGLIDYDDVLAKAKEHRPKMIIAGASAYPRVIDFKRFREIADEVGAKLVVDMAHIAGLIAAGVHPTCIGHAHYTTSTTHKTLRGPRGGLILSEEENMKPLNSNIFPGIQGGPLMHVIAAKAVAFGEALRPTFKAYQQQVVNNCQALAKTLTDAGFSLVSGGTDNHLVLMDLTDRDITGKDAEHALDLAGITVNKNTVPFETRSPFVTSGVRMGTAALTTRGLKEEDMAKVAGWIVDALNNVGNETRLSEIAGEVKAFGRQFPLFAW, encoded by the coding sequence ATGGAAGAACTCATTCTGCAGGACCCGGAACTGGCCCGCTCCATCGAGCTTGAGTGCGGCCGCCAGATCGAGAAGCTGGAACTCATCGCCTCGGAGAACTTCACCTCCACCGCCGTGCGCCAGGCCCAGGGCTCGGTGCTGACCCACAAGTACGCCGAGGGCTACCCCCACAAGCGCTACTACGGCGGCTGCGAATACGTGGACATCGCCGAGGACCTGGCCCGCGACCGGGCCAAGGAGCTGTTCGGCTGCACCTACGCCAACGTCCAGCCCCACTCCGGCTCCCAGGCCAACATGGGCGTCTACATGTCCATTCTGCAGCCCGGCGACACCATCCTGGGCATGGACCTCTCCCACGGCGGCCACCTGACCCACGGCTCGCCGGTCAACTTCTCGGGCAAGCTCTACAACACCGCTTTCTACGGCGTCTCCAGGGAGACCGGCCTCATCGATTACGACGACGTGCTGGCCAAGGCCAAGGAGCACCGCCCCAAGATGATCATCGCCGGGGCCTCGGCCTACCCCCGCGTCATCGACTTCAAGCGCTTCCGCGAGATAGCCGACGAGGTGGGCGCCAAGCTGGTGGTGGACATGGCCCACATCGCCGGGCTCATCGCCGCCGGGGTGCATCCCACCTGCATCGGCCACGCCCACTACACCACCTCCACCACCCACAAGACCCTGCGCGGCCCCCGCGGTGGCCTCATCCTCTCCGAGGAGGAGAACATGAAGCCGCTCAACTCCAACATTTTCCCCGGCATCCAGGGCGGGCCGCTCATGCACGTCATCGCAGCCAAGGCGGTGGCCTTCGGCGAGGCCCTGCGTCCCACCTTCAAGGCGTACCAGCAACAGGTGGTGAACAACTGCCAGGCCCTGGCAAAGACCCTCACCGACGCGGGCTTCTCCCTGGTCTCCGGCGGCACGGACAACCACCTGGTGCTCATGGACCTCACGGACCGCGACATCACCGGCAAGGACGCCGAGCACGCCCTCGACCTGGCCGGCATCACCGTGAATAAGAACACCGTGCCCTTCGAGACCCGCTCCCCCTTCGTCACCTCCGGCGTGCGCATGGGCACCGCCGCCCTGACCACCCGGGGCCTGAAGGAAGAGGACATGGCCAAGGTGGCCGGCTGGATCGTGGACGCCCTGAACAACGTGGGCAACGAGACGCGGCTTTCCGAGATCGCGGGCGAGGTCAAGGCCTTCGGCCGCCAGTTCCCCCTCTTCGCCTGGTGA
- the rpmF gene encoding 50S ribosomal protein L32, with the protein MAVPKKKTSKSRKGMRRAHDHAAKPTVVYCQCGEPAVPHRVCSACGAYKGRQMLRREEEQ; encoded by the coding sequence ATGGCTGTCCCCAAGAAGAAGACTTCCAAGTCCCGCAAGGGCATGCGCCGCGCCCACGACCACGCGGCCAAGCCCACCGTCGTCTACTGCCAGTGCGGCGAGCCCGCCGTCCCCCACCGCGTCTGCTCCGCCTGCGGCGCCTACAAGGGCCGCCAGATGCTGCGGCGCGAGGAAGAACAGTAG
- a CDS encoding NifU family protein: MREKVEAALETVRPSLRADGGDVELVEITDDNVVKVRLKGACQGCPMSQITLKNGIEKIILKAVPEVKAVESVPM; encoded by the coding sequence ATGCGCGAGAAGGTCGAAGCCGCACTGGAAACCGTCCGTCCCAGCCTGCGGGCCGACGGCGGCGACGTCGAACTGGTTGAGATCACAGACGACAACGTGGTCAAGGTGCGCCTCAAGGGCGCCTGCCAGGGGTGCCCCATGTCCCAGATCACCCTCAAAAACGGCATCGAGAAGATCATCCTCAAGGCCGTGCCCGAGGTGAAGGCAGTCGAATCCGTGCCCATGTAG
- the plsX gene encoding phosphate acyltransferase PlsX, which yields MTPSAEAPLQGRAAPRIAVDAMGGDFGPQVVVPGAVEAARGQDLNLVLVGDVRRIETELEKLDTSGLAIEVVNASQVAEMGDKPSEVVRRKKDSSIVVASRLVKDGAADGVVSAGNTGATMACGVFVIGRIKGVDRPCLASIMPTEQNPMILTDVGANPDAKAHHLFQFAMLSDALAHTVLGYERPRVGLLSIGEEEGKGNVQVREAFNMLRSSTLDFVGNVEGRAIFRGGTDIVVCDGFVGNVCLKLSEGLASSFGRLLKRELTSDFFAKVGTMFSIGALRRFKRLVDYAEYGGAPMLGLTGSVIVCHGASNEKAMKNAVDMAATSVRNNTSALMAQRLSENCDLTRYSRRQAGDCA from the coding sequence ATGACTCCCTCTGCCGAGGCGCCGCTTCAGGGCCGCGCCGCCCCCCGCATCGCAGTGGACGCCATGGGCGGCGATTTCGGCCCCCAGGTCGTCGTGCCCGGCGCGGTCGAAGCCGCCAGGGGACAGGACCTCAACCTCGTCCTGGTGGGCGACGTGCGCCGTATCGAGACGGAGCTTGAGAAGCTGGACACCTCCGGGCTGGCCATCGAGGTGGTCAACGCCTCCCAGGTGGCCGAGATGGGCGACAAGCCCTCCGAAGTGGTCCGCCGCAAGAAGGACTCCTCCATCGTCGTGGCCTCCCGGCTGGTCAAGGACGGGGCGGCCGACGGCGTGGTCAGCGCGGGCAACACCGGGGCCACCATGGCCTGCGGCGTGTTCGTCATCGGCCGCATCAAGGGCGTGGACCGGCCCTGCCTGGCCTCCATCATGCCCACCGAGCAGAACCCCATGATCCTCACGGACGTGGGGGCCAACCCGGACGCCAAGGCGCACCACCTCTTCCAGTTCGCCATGCTCTCCGACGCCCTGGCCCACACCGTGCTGGGCTACGAGCGGCCCCGCGTGGGGCTGCTCTCCATCGGCGAGGAGGAAGGCAAGGGCAACGTGCAGGTGCGCGAGGCCTTCAACATGCTCCGCTCCTCCACCCTGGACTTCGTGGGCAACGTGGAGGGCCGGGCCATCTTCCGGGGCGGCACGGACATCGTGGTCTGCGACGGCTTCGTGGGCAACGTCTGCCTCAAGCTCTCCGAGGGGCTGGCCTCCTCCTTCGGCAGGCTGCTCAAGCGCGAGCTGACCTCCGATTTCTTCGCCAAGGTGGGGACCATGTTCTCCATCGGGGCGCTGCGGCGCTTCAAGCGGCTGGTGGACTACGCCGAATACGGCGGCGCGCCCATGCTGGGGCTGACCGGCTCGGTCATCGTCTGCCACGGGGCCTCCAACGAGAAGGCCATGAAGAACGCCGTGGACATGGCCGCCACCAGCGTGCGGAACAACACCTCCGCCCTCATGGCCCAGCGGCTCTCGGAAAACTGCGACCTGACCCGCTACTCCCGCCGCCAGGCCGGCGACTGCGCCTGA
- a CDS encoding deoxycytidylate deaminase, whose product MSDQRLPWPDYFMKIAHIVAERSTCLRRRVGAVAVKGHRILATGYNGAPAGMAHCLDIGCLREQMNVPSGERHELCRALHAEQNIIIQAAAHGVSIAEATIYCTTQPCLICTKMLINVGVKEIFFAESYPDELSRAMIEEANITFREMPHSHG is encoded by the coding sequence GTGTCCGACCAGAGGCTGCCCTGGCCCGACTACTTCATGAAGATCGCCCACATCGTGGCCGAGCGCTCCACCTGCCTGCGCAGGCGGGTGGGCGCGGTCGCGGTCAAGGGGCACCGCATCCTGGCCACGGGTTACAACGGCGCGCCCGCGGGCATGGCCCACTGCCTGGACATCGGCTGCCTGCGCGAACAGATGAACGTGCCCTCGGGCGAGCGGCACGAACTGTGCCGCGCCCTGCACGCCGAGCAGAACATCATCATCCAGGCCGCGGCCCACGGCGTGAGCATCGCCGAGGCCACCATCTACTGCACCACCCAGCCCTGCCTCATCTGCACCAAGATGCTCATCAACGTGGGGGTGAAGGAAATATTCTTCGCCGAGTCCTACCCGGACGAGCTGTCGCGGGCCATGATCGAGGAGGCCAACATCACCTTCCGGGAGATGCCCCACAGCCATGGCTGA